The following coding sequences lie in one Miscanthus floridulus cultivar M001 chromosome 9, ASM1932011v1, whole genome shotgun sequence genomic window:
- the LOC136482531 gene encoding uncharacterized protein produces the protein MEPATNNGSRSGSGSGPIAGDTRDWSRLPEDLLVSVLRALHVADAVRSGAVCTSWNAAYAAFRRFRVPSPKQPPCLLYASEALAPGAAALHCPITGATLRIPFPQAPLARRPLLGSGHGWLVTADEASDLHLLNPVTGAQVALPPITAIHHVRSGTDEQGDPAYLVYENLPEYNYSTHRFEVDTEPTILEPVDRSHEWMYYRVVLSASPSAGRACVVLLLHMPQGEVSFARLGDDRWTWVAPGDDTGLPSSLDLNGPSPVARKILDSLPKSVDPTKYLVQTPAGDILQVWRSRDYVDSQIPAEFPPDYVDDSIGGRDPCLELNTFEMQLYKVDFHGHKVELIKSLPEFALFLGCSGSLCLAVKDFPGLKANCAYMTDDFLEYVNFLKHNRREIGIWDMAEQSMSKLVDGSPAIYPWLNWPSPIWIQPSLL, from the exons ATGGAACCGGCGACAAACAACGGATCCAGATCCGGATCCGGCTCGGGGCCTATCGCCGGCGACACCCGTGATTGGTCCCGCTTGCCGGAGGACCTTCTGGTCAGCGTTCTGCGGGCGCTGCACGTCGCCGATGCCGTCCGCTCCGGCGCCGTCTGCACTTCCTGGAACGCGGCGTACGCGGCCTTCCGCCGGTTCCGCGTCCCGTCGCCGAAGCAGCCCCCTTGTCTGCTCTACGCTTCCGAAGCCCTCGCCCCCGGCGCCGCCGCGCTCCACTGCCCAATCACCGGCGCCACGCTGCGGATCCCCTTCCCGCAGGCCCCGCTCGCCCGCCGGCCCCTGCTGGGCTCCGGCCACGGCTGGCTGGTCACCGCCGACGAGGCCTCCGACCTGCACCTTCTCAACCCCGTCACCGGCGCCCAGGTCGCGCTCCCGCCCATCACCGCGATTCACCACGTGCGCAGCGGTACGGACGAGCAAGGCGACCCCGCGTACCTCGTCTACGAGAACCTGCCGGAGTATAACTACAGCACGCACCGGTTCGAGGTGGACACGGAGCCGACTATCCTGGAGCCGGTGGACAGGTCGCACGAGTGGATGTACTACCGCGTCGTGCTCTCGGCCAGCCCGTCCGCGGGGCGCGCCTGCGTCGTGCTGCTCCTGCACATGCCGCAGGGCGAGGTCTCCTTCGCCAGGCTCGGTGACGACCGGTGGACCTGGGTCGCACCGGGAGACGACACGGGTCTCCCGTCGAG CTTGGACCTTAACGGACCTTCGCCGGTGGCACGAAAGATCCTCGACAGCTTGCCGAAATCTGTCGACCCGACCAAATACCTGGTTCAGACACCGGCCGGTGACATTTTGCAAGTTTGGAGGTCCAGGGACTACGTCGACTCGCAGATACCGGCGGAGTTTCCACCAGACTATGTGGACGACAGCATAGGGGGTCGGGACCCGTGTTTGGAGCTCAACACGTTTGAGATGCAGCTGTACAAGGTTGACTTCCATGGACACAAGGTAGAGCTGATCAAGAGCCTGCCGGAGTTTGCATTGTTCCTAGGCTGCAGTGGCTCTCTGTGCCTAGCGGTAAAGGATTTCCCTGGGTTAAAGGCAAATTGTGCTTACATGACTGACGACTTCTTAGAATACGTGAACTTCTTGAAGCATAACAGGCGAGAAATTGGTATTTGGGATATGGCAGAGCAAAGTATGTCGAAGCTTGTTGATGGCTCACCTGCTATTTATCCTTGGCTGAATTGGCCATCTCCTATCTGGATTCAACCATCCCTTCTCTAG